A window of Salvia splendens isolate huo1 chromosome 8, SspV2, whole genome shotgun sequence genomic DNA:
AGAGATATAGGCTTACCTAGCCAATCAAAAGCAATAACATGATTATTCTTAGAGAGAATGGGTAGAACCTTGCGATACGAATATGCCTATGACAGAAagtaaaaaatactagtatcaGATAGTTATGATTAGCtaaagggaacaaaataaagaCAAAACTTGTAGTCTATAATAAAAGCTAGATCCAAATATCTTGGAGAAACTGAGAGGTTCAATGTGTGGGTTTAAGTAAAATGTGTCCCAGCAAACAAACCAGATAACCATCCAGCTAGTCTTCCTGTTCTTATCTATTTGGATGCAGATTAATGAGCTCCACGATTCTTCCAAAATGATAAATTAGGtcaaattcatttttccacAATGCAACAAGTCATATGTGTACAAAAGAATTTCTTCAAGAATCAAGATTGTCGATATGTAAATTTCCAATATTAGCTTAGACAGGTTTCATGCCATCAAGTATAAAAACATTAATAGCCTAACCTGTGATGGAAAACCATGAATTAAAATCACTGTCTGGTTAGCAGGATTTCCACTTTCAACGCAGAACCATCTATTGCACAAAATGAGCACGTTTCAATTGGAAATCCCTGCAAATATTCGACCCTCAATATCTGCATAATAGCATTGGTTGGGGACTTCATCATGATAATCAATCATGTAATCATATCCCTCACAACCACATGATTACTGTCTAATGAAGGCCTAAATAATCACCTGAACAGATCAGTAGAGGCCTGCGAAGAACCAGCCATAGCAAGTCCAAAAATCGGATCCTTGGCTTTCTCACCAGTGCCACCAACAAGGTGTGCTTTCACCTTAATATCCAAAAAATTGAGGAAACAACTGCTCATTTACGGGGCATTCGTCTTAAATAGTCTTGATTATGGATAATAGATTCTGGCTAGAAACCAATAAATCCTAATTGTGGTGGATGATGCACCATGTATCCGGATGTGCACAATCTTTTGGTTTCAAGGATTTTAAAGCTATACAAGTTCATACTCATAATTTGATACGAGATCAAAGAAAATAAGATGAAGAAAGTTACAATTTTTCCTTGCTTGAACCATTGATCAGCAGGGCTTGGTTCATCTGAATATTTCCCTGTTGAAAACCAAAAACCGCAAAATAAGAAGATTGTATGTGAGAACACAGTGGTTCTAATTTCCATCACTTACCCCCACTGAAGGAAAATCCATCTCCAATTGAAACTGGAGCATCCAACAAATAATCCTCCTGACACATGAAATTTCAAAAAAGGGAAATTGAGAATTCTCCAGTCCATTGTGTTAAATACTAGAGGTATACCTACCTCATCGGAATCGCTGGATGATCGGCATATGAGGGGCAGATTTCTCTTTCTAGGGATATTTTGAGGAGTAGAAATGAGAGGGTGACGTGTGGGCAATGATAGTGAAGCAGAGAAGAAACAAAGTGCCATTGAATTGGTAGGAAGCTCTGTATTGGTGACAGTTATGACCGTTGGTTTCTATTTCGTTTGTGAATGGAATTTCTATGGAGTTGGGATAGGGTTTTTTCTGGATTTCATTAATAGGGGATAGGCCAGGGTGTATCTGGTTCtcattaaaattaaatgcaCAATGTGTTAATAGTATCGTATTTAGAGACTGAAAAAATTTgtccatttttatttgttcctCACATATCCCAATTGATGATTTAATTTTAGTACTGTACTATACTTGTATTGTTTCCCGCGTAATACTGATATCTACTGAAATCTCGCTTTGTCGCTTtgtacattttttatttgttcaaaGTTTTGGTTGTTAGGGAATAGTActatttgttttgtttaaatCTGAGTTGGGCCATGCTACTTTTGGGCTTTCAAATGGCCCAATAAATgaaaacccattattttcggtCAATACCATTGGAACTGCGTTTGATTGAAGATAGAAAATTGTGCTTGAGATGATAAAAATGGCAGTCCAGCAGATTGTTCTCAAATTTGCCGCTTCACGCTACTTGGCCGCCGCCGCCTCAGTTTCAGGTGGCACGAATTTGTTTACCAATTTCTACTCTAAATTTCCCTTCGATTCATCAGTTTCCTCAGGTACTGCGCTCTCCCTCCCCCTCAACgccaaatttcaataaataactCTTCTGCATCTTTAACTGCTTCCTGCCTTTGTGCTTGATAACCAACTGACATTTCTTATATTTTCCTTATTAATTGAGGATGTGATTGTTATGATTTTTCTGTATCAGTGAGATTGGTCAATGTGCCGGTGCATCGGTTTGTCAGGAACTTTGCTGCTTCCAGCTCGGAGAAGATCAAAGTACCCAGAAAGTAATTGCAAtgcaatcttttttttttgttattcttGTGATGCTCACAATAGAATCTTTCTGTACGCTTGATCAACTTTTCAGGAGAAGGAGACTGGATGAAGTGTGTCTCGAGAGATTTCAGCAATATAGTCGAACATTCATACAGTCTTGGATAATTCAGGGTAGCTCTCTTGAAAGTCTTCTATTTAGAATCATGTTGTTGTGATGTATCCTTTTGAAGCATCTAATATGTGTTGCTGGAAATTGTGAATAAGGTATCTTTAGTCTCTATGTGATTTGGAAGCAGTATGTAACTGCAAATCTATTTATCGGCATAGCAAAGAAGCCCACCCTTGTGTAACAAATGTTGTCATCTTAATCATAAGATATTCTATCTAACCCTCTTAGGAGCTGGATTTAGAAATAGAGTGTCTTAAGGGATTGCGTAAGCACGTTATAGGTTCTTATGTTCCTACTCATCTCACTACACAATGATACTTACTTGCTTGAGCAGTTCTTACTGATTTCTTCGAACTCCTTATGTTTACAACGTGTTAGTATTTACATGTTTCCTGGAAGACTCATTTGCTTGCATTTTCATAAATCCACTTCTCAGGTAAAGTATTTGTTGATGGGAAAGTGGTAAATAAATGTGGAGCTCAAATTTCTGATAAGTCTGTTGTGGATATCCAGGCTGAGGTTCCAAAATATGTATGTAGGTGATTAATCTCCTGCATAACAGTTGTTCAGTGACATTTCTATTAAAAATCTACTCTTAAGGAATTGAAACTCTTCTGAAATTATGTACTTACAGAGCTGGTCATAAGTTAGAGGCTGCAATAGAACAACTAGAGATTGATGTTACTGGCAAAGTGGCCCTCGACTCAGGACTTTCTACTGGTGGATTCACAGATTGCTTGCTCCAATACGGTGCTTCATTTGTCTATGGTGTTGATGTAGGTTATGGACAGGTATGCCTACATCATTGTTTCCGCAGATCCTTTAATGCCAAGAATTGTACTTCCATTTTCGTGTTTCTTGCACGGTTGCTTGCTGTACTGTTCTAACTGATTTTAGGATTCTTGTTTCTGTTCAGGTAGCTGAAAAGATACGCGTGCATGAATGTGTAAGTGTCATTGAAAGAACAAACTTAAGATATCTCAAAGAACTGCCGCAGAAAGTTGGTATAGTTACCTTGGACCTTTCTTTTATTTCCATATTAACGGTAAGTCACTGGATGTGGCTTATAGTTTTCTTGCGAATTCTTTCTGTTCACTAAAATTATTGGCAATATACTTGATCCTACTGATATATTTTACTTTGCAGGTCATGCCTGCTGTTATCAATCTGATGAAGAATGATGCAATGTTAGTTACTCTAATCAAACCTCAATTTGAGGCACACAGATCTCAAGTACGTGGAAGTATAGTTTCATAATTTCCACAATTTTGGCTTCTGATTATGTTTATTGCTAATAATCTATGTAATTATCCTAGAGCCAATAAAGAATTTATGATAAATTCAATCTAAGTCCTCTAATCATGCTGTGGTCTTAGCATTGTTACAACTTACATGTATGGGAACAGTAGTTATTCAATCACGGGGCATTCTGATCCTTGTTTCTAAATACATCATACTACTAATTTAGATGGGTTGTATTTCCACCATAAAGCATGTGTATATGCAACAAGAAATAAGATATGAAATTTACTCATGTGTACTTGATACTATTGAGTGAGAAGGTATTTTGTTGGCATATGATGCCTCTGAAGACATGTGGTCTGTAACTTGGAGTTCATTTCTTTTTTGTCTTGGATGATGTACTGCCTGTGGAACGAGATTATTGCTAAGTGTATTATTTCTGCCTTAGGGTTTCATTGTTTATGTAAGTCTTGgctaaatttcaaatttcattcAGGTTGGAGGTGGAGGGATTGTGAGGGATCCTTTAGTCCATCAGGAGGTAAACACTTACCGGCCTCATTTTTCACGACTGTCAGCAATGATTTGGTGCTGTATTATGTCTatgattttctatttttcaGTAGAAGTGATGCTGCTTCTTGAAAACCCAGAAGTAATTTCTTTTTATCATGTATTTTGATGATTTAGGTTCTTGATAAGATAATAAACGGCGTACAAGGTTTTGGATTTCAATGCCAAGGCTGGATAGATTCTCCCTTGAAGGGGGCTGATGGTAACAAAGAGTTTTTGGCTTCCTTCAGCCGTACAGCTATGGAAGATGCAGATCCTCCTAAGGCAGATCTTGCTCAATTATTCCGGTGCGTTGAAAGCCAACCAGCAACGTGATGAATACTTGACATACCCGCAGTGCTTGTTGCTACAAGAAAAGCTGCTTGTCTTATGATACACAAGATAGATAGCAACCAATTGGAtttcttttcttggaatttttaGGCTTGATGTAACTTATTTATGAATATGGTACATTGATCTTGTCACTAATACTTATATAGTGGAGTATAATTCTGTACTTGTATTCTACACAGTTCATGTTACAAAGATGAGTATATAGTTGAATTCGATTTTCTACTCTTTACTCTCCATGCAATATAAGTACTAAGTAGGTATAGTTTTGCAAGTACAaatcattatatatttgaaagtATGAGAACTGTATCAAATCTAGCTCAAACAAACTACTAGTATAAATCACTATGAATCAACAAGACTCAGCATCTGAAGATGGAGTTTAATACCGAAAACCTGCCCAACTACTGAGAACCACGAAAGCATGTATTTTTCTCGAGGGATCCTGTTTTGAGCAGCAGACACGTCACTGCTTAGGAGTAGCTTCATCCATTCACTAGTCCCACAAGGATGCAACATATACCATGGCCGCCCCAGTTCAGGGTGCTCCTGCAGTGTAGAGATAGCATACACAATAATTGCCTGTACTATAGTCCAAAACCACAGCAAAAATTGCCTAAAAGCTAAGGACACTTTCATCACAAGCATTCACTAATGATCAGAGCGCATAACGGGAATATTACCTCCTGAGTTACAAATGTCCACTTGGCTCTAGTTAGAAGTTTAGCTGAATCGATAGAGATGTCATTTTCAATGACGTCTAGCAGCAGAGGCTGCCCATCTGCAAAATGGCATGAATTCAGTTCAGCATCAATTTAACGCACTTAGTTATAACATGGACAATCATAATGTTGGTGATCTGAAAGAAAATACAAGTCAATGGTATCTGAGAGTTGGATAAGATATACTACATCAATCAAATGTTGGCTTTAAAGCATTGAGTAATGTAATCTGTGTGAATAATTTACAGAAGTCTCAGTACTAATTGCAGCTGTCaagaaagcaaaaaaaaaagagattccATAAAAAACTAGTTCTACCATAGTTGGATAAACTCATAAATGGATTGTGCACTTTTACAAAACGTGTGGATTCTGTTTCTTATAATCTGAGGACCTAAAGTCAACTTACCATTGCGGTAAGCACGAAAATATAGCACTGGAACCCTGTAAGAAGCGCTATAAACCACATGGAGGTCGTAGCGATGTTCTCCAGAGCCATCATTGAGAACCTAACATGAAACGGAAACCACAaagaagatggatgaattacaTTCCTTTTTGCCATTAGATAAGCAATTAACTAATCTACAAAACCACTAATCTCTTTATTTCAAAGAGAAATTGGAAAAGATGTGCACGAGTACGAGCCAGTGTGCTGAAGAATATACGTATCAGTGCAAGTAACCAAGGTCTAGATAAGTAACACTTGACGACATCATCCCTTTCTACCCTCTCAATTTGGCATAGCAATAATTGTAAATATGCCACTTGATGCAAGTCTAAGATCCTAGTTACCCTTCCTCAATAGCAAGCAGTTCTACTGTGCAGCGCCAAGACTTGAATTTTCAGACTTCATTTGCAAAACCCAATATTACATACCCTTCGCCGCATCCATCCTAATCAAACCCTAAATGGCGATTAATTAACCCTAATTGGGGAATGGTGAACCCCTATGTACACAAAGTTTTGCGCTTGTACCATATAGCAGAAAAAGGGATATTTGCAAAGATGAAGTTTTGAAGACTCAGTAAAGATCATATGCACATAAAAACTTAGACTATACAAAATACCCCAAAAAATCGACTAAACATGTTTGATGAAATTCGAGAGAAAAAGATAGACATGCTCACAACTACAGCTGTATCAACGACTTCATCTCCATGATCACTACAGCACTCTTCTGTCTCTGCCACATCGCTCGCGTGATGAGTATTTCCCTACAAAACGAAATATTATAGATCAATTTTGGTAATCTTTTCTCAGACGGTCAACAAAACCTCCTCAACGAATTTGATTTTGGCATTTGTCGAAAGCAAAATAAACCCACCTCTGATAACCTGGGAAGAATCATATTTTCCAGGGCCAAGTATCCCGccttgaaatttccaaaaacaaGTCAAAATCGTATGAGATAGCATCACAACTTATGGAAGTGTAAATAAGTACTTCATCATTAGGGGGAACCCATGGGCGTTTAGGGGAAGGAATCCATGTCCATTGAGGTAGATTCGAGTTGAGTTTCCGCCATTGCTCCGAAAAAGTGGAAGCGGCAACGAAG
This region includes:
- the LOC121744129 gene encoding hemolysin A-like isoform X1; this translates as MIKMAVQQIVLKFAASRYLAAAASVSGGTNLFTNFYSKFPFDSSVSSVRLVNVPVHRFVRNFAASSSEKIKVPRKRRRLDEVCLERFQQYSRTFIQSWIIQGKVFVDGKVVNKCGAQISDKSVVDIQAEVPKYVCRAGHKLEAAIEQLEIDVTGKVALDSGLSTGGFTDCLLQYGASFVYGVDVGYGQVAEKIRVHECVSVIERTNLRYLKELPQKVGIVTLDLSFISILTVMPAVINLMKNDAMLVTLIKPQFEAHRSQVGGGGIVRDPLVHQEVLDKIINGVQGFGFQCQGWIDSPLKGADGNKEFLASFSRTAMEDADPPKADLAQLFRCVESQPAT
- the LOC121744128 gene encoding ubiquitin-like-conjugating enzyme ATG10 isoform X4: MVESWDGTLSFTEFFVAASTFSEQWRKLNSNLPQWTWIPSPKRPWVPPNDEAGYLALENMILPRLSEGNTHHASDVAETEECCSDHGDEVVDTAVVVLNDGSGEHRYDLHVVYSASYRVPVLYFRAYRNDGQPLLLDVIENDISIDSAKLLTRAKWTFVTQEEHPELGRPWYMLHPCGTSEWMKLLLSSDVSAAQNRIPREKYMLSWFSVVGQVFGIKLHLQMLSLVDS
- the LOC121744129 gene encoding hemolysin A-like isoform X2; translation: MCRCIGLSGTLLLPARRRSKRRRLDEVCLERFQQYSRTFIQSWIIQGKVFVDGKVVNKCGAQISDKSVVDIQAEVPKYVCRAGHKLEAAIEQLEIDVTGKVALDSGLSTGGFTDCLLQYGASFVYGVDVGYGQVAEKIRVHECVSVIERTNLRYLKELPQKVGIVTLDLSFISILTVMPAVINLMKNDAMLVTLIKPQFEAHRSQVGGGGIVRDPLVHQEVLDKIINGVQGFGFQCQGWIDSPLKGADGNKEFLASFSRTAMEDADPPKADLAQLFRCVESQPAT